The following coding sequences are from one Thermostaphylospora chromogena window:
- a CDS encoding helix-turn-helix transcriptional regulator, with product MRSARDMPGRLLRLLSLLQSRREWQGAELAERLGVSDRTIRRDIERLRELGYPVHGTTGTAGGYRLESGRDLPPLLLDDEEAVAIAVGLLTAADGTVSGIAESSVRALAKLQRVLPARLRHRITAVAQSITQVPRRGLPRVDPMTLAVVATACRDREMLTFEHRSRAGVTTARTVEPYTLVSTHGLWYLLAYDPGRADWRVFRVDRLIEPRSAGWRFTPREVPGGDAAAYISRSVAATPYRYTARATVEMGAEEMRTRLPSFLPSRIEPVDDGTCVIRFGADDLNTIVTELVALDADFTLDGPPELLDRLRVTAERLLRPVQRG from the coding sequence ATGCGATCCGCCAGGGACATGCCCGGCCGGCTGCTGCGCCTGCTGTCGCTGCTGCAGAGCAGGCGGGAGTGGCAGGGCGCGGAGCTGGCCGAGCGGCTCGGGGTGAGCGACAGGACCATCCGCCGTGACATCGAACGCCTGCGCGAGCTGGGCTATCCGGTACACGGCACCACGGGCACGGCCGGCGGCTACCGGCTGGAGTCGGGGCGGGACCTGCCGCCTCTTCTCCTGGACGACGAGGAGGCCGTGGCGATCGCGGTCGGCCTGCTGACCGCGGCGGACGGCACGGTATCGGGCATCGCGGAGTCCTCGGTGCGCGCCCTGGCCAAGCTCCAGCGGGTGCTTCCGGCGCGGCTACGCCACCGGATCACCGCCGTCGCGCAGTCCATCACGCAGGTGCCCCGCCGCGGCCTGCCGCGCGTCGACCCCATGACGCTGGCCGTCGTCGCCACCGCCTGCCGCGACCGGGAGATGCTCACCTTCGAACACCGCAGCCGCGCGGGCGTGACGACCGCGCGCACGGTCGAGCCGTACACGCTGGTGAGCACGCACGGGCTGTGGTACCTGCTGGCCTACGACCCCGGCCGGGCGGACTGGCGGGTCTTCCGGGTCGACCGCCTCATCGAGCCGAGGTCGGCGGGCTGGCGGTTCACGCCCCGCGAGGTGCCCGGCGGCGACGCGGCGGCCTACATCTCGCGGTCGGTGGCCGCCACGCCGTACCGCTATACCGCGCGGGCGACGGTGGAGATGGGGGCGGAGGAGATGCGGACGCGGCTGCCGTCGTTCCTGCCGAGCAGGATCGAACCGGTGGACGACGGCACATGCGTGATTCGATTCGGCGCGGATGATCTGAACACGATCGTCACCGAGCTGGTCGCCCTCGACGCCGATTTCACTCTCGACGGCCCGCCCGAGCTGCTGGACCGGCTCCGGGTAACCGCAGAACGCCTGCTACGCCCCGTTCAGCGCGGCTGA
- a CDS encoding glycoside hydrolase family 26 protein → MAPLPPATGGPPHLAASEAARPRRRGVVIVALVAFVAVLTAAIVLATHLLTSDDDAPFVPEEGAWWGMYVPPPGDGSSLYRAVTEMESMLGRRLDIVFTYHDMSTSDSGLLIKGDEPRLGEERILLLSWEAKIWSENRDLHWRDIADGVYDASVIDPQAERIKAYGKRVMLGFDGEMERKTGSGSPEDYVAAYRHIHDRFEELGVDNVVWVWAVTGYSEYRDRWKSFYPGHEYVDWISYDPYNFGPCRDAPWQSFEQTLRPTYEWFQANGFADKPIIIGEYGTEADPDRPDAKAAWYRDIPRVLPSMPNIKALLQWNAVLEDQRACDFRLQGPGVLEAFAEAGRSPYLNQPIP, encoded by the coding sequence ATGGCCCCCCTCCCCCCGGCAACGGGAGGCCCCCCGCACCTCGCGGCGTCCGAAGCCGCCCGGCCGCGACGCCGGGGCGTCGTCATCGTGGCCCTCGTCGCGTTCGTCGCCGTGCTCACCGCCGCGATCGTGCTCGCCACCCATCTCCTCACCTCCGACGACGACGCGCCGTTCGTCCCCGAGGAGGGAGCCTGGTGGGGGATGTACGTCCCGCCGCCCGGCGACGGCAGCTCGCTGTACCGCGCGGTGACCGAGATGGAGAGCATGCTGGGCCGCCGGCTGGACATCGTGTTCACCTACCACGACATGTCCACGTCCGACAGCGGCCTGCTGATCAAGGGCGACGAGCCCCGGCTGGGCGAGGAGCGCATCCTCCTGCTCAGCTGGGAGGCGAAGATCTGGAGCGAGAACCGCGACCTGCACTGGCGGGACATCGCCGACGGCGTGTACGACGCTTCGGTGATCGACCCGCAGGCGGAGCGCATCAAGGCGTACGGCAAGCGGGTCATGCTGGGCTTCGACGGCGAGATGGAACGCAAGACCGGCAGCGGCTCCCCCGAGGACTACGTCGCCGCCTACCGGCACATCCACGACCGGTTCGAAGAGCTCGGCGTGGACAACGTGGTGTGGGTGTGGGCGGTCACCGGCTACTCCGAATACCGGGACCGCTGGAAGAGCTTCTACCCGGGGCACGAATACGTCGACTGGATCAGCTACGACCCCTACAACTTCGGTCCCTGCCGCGACGCCCCCTGGCAGAGCTTCGAACAGACCCTGCGCCCCACCTACGAGTGGTTCCAGGCCAACGGTTTCGCCGACAAGCCGATCATCATCGGGGAGTACGGCACCGAGGCCGACCCGGACCGGCCCGACGCCAAGGCCGCCTGGTACCGCGACATCCCCCGGGTGCTGCCGAGCATGCCGAACATCAAAGCCCTCCTGCAGTGGAACGCGGTGCTGGAGGACCAGCGGGCGTGCGACTTCCGGCTGCAGGGGCCGGGCGTGCTGGAGGCGTTCGCCGAGGCGGGCCGCTCCCCCTACCTCAACCAGCCGATTCCCTGA
- a CDS encoding MOSC domain-containing protein: protein MYRGVVESLFRWPVKSLRGENVPAARLDHRGMAGDRAYALIDRRPAHDGKPLTVRQRPGMLSWSAAYAPGGGEADSPADPAGPPVLRSPDGTTWTWDDPGLSAALADSYGVPLSLRAADGQQDRGPTVLVTFEASRRALGDELGAEVETARFRPNVHLDVDAPPFLEESCGEGTVLTVGEVVLEVTGEDAGPCIRCAVPSWDPHGRERWPLLQKHLIAEHENIFGLIMRVTRPGTVRPGDPAELRPAAR from the coding sequence ATGTACCGGGGAGTCGTCGAAAGCCTGTTCCGTTGGCCGGTGAAGTCGCTGCGCGGCGAAAACGTGCCCGCGGCTCGCCTGGACCACCGCGGCATGGCGGGAGACCGCGCTTATGCGCTCATCGATCGGCGCCCCGCGCACGACGGCAAGCCGCTGACCGTACGGCAGCGCCCCGGCATGCTGTCCTGGTCCGCCGCCTACGCGCCGGGCGGGGGAGAGGCGGACAGCCCGGCCGACCCGGCCGGCCCGCCGGTGCTGCGCTCCCCGGATGGCACGACGTGGACGTGGGACGACCCCGGTCTGTCCGCGGCGCTCGCCGACTCCTACGGCGTGCCGCTGTCCCTGCGCGCGGCCGACGGCCAGCAGGATCGCGGTCCCACCGTGCTGGTGACCTTCGAGGCGTCCCGCCGGGCGCTCGGTGACGAGCTGGGAGCGGAGGTCGAAACGGCGCGGTTCCGCCCGAACGTGCACCTGGACGTGGACGCGCCGCCGTTCCTGGAGGAGTCCTGCGGCGAGGGCACGGTGCTGACCGTGGGCGAGGTCGTCTTGGAGGTCACCGGCGAGGACGCCGGGCCGTGCATCCGGTGCGCGGTGCCCAGCTGGGATCCGCACGGCCGGGAACGCTGGCCGCTGCTGCAGAAGCACCTCATCGCCGAGCACGAGAACATCTTCGGTCTGATCATGCGGGTGACCCGGCCGGGCACGGTCCGCCCCGGCGACCCTGCCGAACTGCGCCCCGCGGCCCGCTGA
- a CDS encoding ATP-binding response regulator, translated as MSGGRHGGRNGTARELARATVCDGRDVFAVRRLGREVAELVGLEKQDRIRVASALSEIGREVLGIRAHPDARPEARAEIVFTLAFDALNITVHTGEQADLEHSEGVTLARRLVDDITIDAEHRRIVMVKRLPPGRPHLSATDIRARLARRFPVHAMDELREQNRELAATLEEVRRLNTELQETNQGVMVMYNQLNTELEETNRGVVALYAELEEKSARLREAGEARNRFWTMVSHELRTPLNSIIGLVRLLSGPGGRPLDGEQLHQVQLIGNAAETMLALVSELLDMAKAEAEGLEPEPVLVDLVTLAERLRMSLQPTGPPNGVTLETDVADEASELFVDEGMLTRILRNVLTNAVKFTPRGEIRLTARLDAAAREVVITVADTGIGIPEEHQRLVFEEFYQVPGPIQATVQGSGLGLPYALRLTRALGGTLELTSRPGEGTTVTLRVPQRIREPEVGRVLIADDDADFRAAARKILAGFAAQVDEAVDGVSALDRLIEHPPDVLLLDMLMPRLAGNALLHRMAEDPRLRDVPVVTVAGTPEQATGPHPVLIKQELRRERLLEAIHEAMRRDHAV; from the coding sequence ATGAGCGGCGGACGGCACGGCGGGCGGAACGGCACGGCGCGGGAGCTGGCCCGCGCCACCGTATGCGACGGCCGTGACGTGTTCGCCGTGCGCCGGCTCGGCAGGGAGGTCGCCGAACTGGTCGGGCTGGAGAAACAGGACCGGATCCGGGTGGCCTCCGCACTCAGCGAGATCGGCCGGGAGGTGCTCGGCATCCGCGCCCACCCCGACGCCCGCCCCGAAGCACGGGCCGAAATCGTCTTCACGCTGGCCTTCGACGCCCTGAACATCACCGTCCACACCGGCGAACAGGCCGACCTGGAGCACTCCGAAGGAGTCACGCTGGCGAGACGCCTGGTGGACGACATCACGATCGATGCGGAGCATCGCCGGATCGTGATGGTCAAACGCCTGCCGCCCGGCCGTCCCCACCTGTCCGCGACCGACATCCGCGCCAGGCTGGCGCGGCGGTTCCCCGTCCACGCCATGGACGAGCTGCGCGAGCAGAACCGCGAACTCGCCGCCACGCTGGAAGAGGTCAGGCGGCTCAACACCGAACTGCAGGAGACCAACCAGGGTGTGATGGTGATGTACAACCAGCTCAACACCGAGCTGGAGGAGACCAACCGCGGCGTGGTCGCGCTCTACGCCGAGCTGGAGGAGAAGTCGGCCCGGCTACGCGAGGCGGGCGAGGCCAGGAACCGGTTCTGGACCATGGTCAGCCATGAGCTGCGCACCCCGCTGAACTCGATCATCGGACTGGTCCGGCTGCTGTCCGGCCCCGGCGGCAGGCCGTTGGACGGAGAGCAGCTCCATCAGGTCCAACTGATCGGCAACGCCGCCGAGACCATGCTGGCCCTGGTGAGCGAGCTGCTGGACATGGCAAAGGCGGAGGCGGAAGGCCTCGAACCCGAGCCGGTGCTCGTCGACCTGGTGACCTTGGCCGAGCGGCTGCGCATGAGTCTCCAGCCCACCGGCCCGCCGAACGGCGTCACCCTCGAGACGGACGTGGCGGACGAGGCGAGCGAGCTGTTCGTCGACGAGGGCATGCTCACGCGGATCCTGCGCAACGTGCTGACCAACGCGGTGAAGTTCACCCCGCGCGGGGAGATCAGGCTGACCGCCCGGCTGGACGCGGCGGCGCGGGAGGTCGTCATCACCGTCGCCGACACCGGGATAGGCATCCCCGAGGAACACCAGCGGCTGGTCTTCGAGGAGTTCTATCAGGTACCCGGCCCCATCCAGGCGACGGTCCAGGGGAGCGGCCTCGGCCTGCCGTACGCGCTGCGGCTGACCCGGGCGCTCGGCGGGACGCTGGAGCTGACGAGCCGGCCCGGCGAGGGCACCACGGTCACGCTGCGCGTGCCGCAGCGGATACGGGAGCCCGAGGTCGGGCGGGTGCTGATCGCCGACGACGACGCGGACTTCCGGGCGGCCGCGAGGAAGATACTCGCGGGTTTCGCCGCCCAGGTGGACGAGGCGGTCGACGGGGTGTCCGCGCTCGACAGGCTGATCGAGCACCCTCCGGACGTGCTCCTGCTCGACATGCTCATGCCGCGGCTGGCCGGGAACGCCCTGCTGCACCGCATGGCGGAGGACCCGCGGCTGCGGGACGTCCCCGTGGTCACCGTGGCCGGCACACCGGAGCAGGCGACCGGCCCCCACCCGGTGCTGATCAAGCAGGAGTTGCGCAGGGAGCGCCTCCTGGAGGCGATACACGAGGCGATGCGACGTGACCATGCCGTATAG
- a CDS encoding SDR family NAD(P)-dependent oxidoreductase: MDMRLTGKTAVVTGASRGIGLAIVRALTGEGMRVAAAARTISPELKETGAIALQVDLATPDGPAELIDRALDELGDLDLLVNNVGGGDADARDVVGFLDFPDDRWLLIHGLNFFSAVRATRAAMPSLLRRRGAVINISSTGARLPHFGPIAYTTAKAALTAFGKALAEEFGPRGVRVNTVSPGATRTPLWESPKGYGAALASALGLEHEQLLANLPSYNGMTTGRLIEPEEVAALVTWLASPHAGSVTGADYVIDGGAIKTV; this comes from the coding sequence ATGGACATGCGGCTCACCGGCAAGACCGCCGTGGTGACCGGCGCCAGCAGGGGGATAGGGCTGGCGATCGTGCGGGCACTCACCGGCGAAGGCATGCGGGTCGCGGCCGCCGCTCGCACGATCTCGCCCGAGCTGAAGGAGACCGGTGCGATCGCACTGCAGGTCGACCTGGCCACCCCGGACGGCCCCGCCGAGCTGATCGACCGGGCCCTGGACGAGCTGGGCGATCTCGACCTGCTGGTGAACAACGTGGGCGGCGGCGACGCCGACGCCCGCGACGTCGTCGGCTTCCTGGACTTCCCCGACGACCGGTGGCTGCTCATCCACGGGCTGAACTTCTTCAGCGCCGTGCGCGCCACCAGGGCCGCCATGCCCAGCCTGCTGCGCCGCAGAGGAGCGGTGATCAACATCTCGTCCACCGGCGCACGCCTGCCGCACTTCGGGCCGATCGCCTACACGACGGCCAAGGCGGCGTTGACGGCGTTCGGCAAGGCCCTCGCCGAGGAGTTCGGGCCGCGGGGCGTGCGGGTCAACACGGTCTCGCCCGGCGCCACCCGCACCCCGCTGTGGGAGTCCCCCAAGGGGTACGGCGCGGCGCTGGCCTCCGCGCTCGGCCTGGAACACGAACAGCTCCTGGCGAACCTGCCCTCCTACAACGGGATGACCACCGGCAGGCTCATCGAGCCCGAAGAGGTCGCCGCGCTGGTGACGTGGCTCGCCTCGCCCCACGCCGGCAGCGTCACCGGCGCCGACTACGTCATCGACGGCGGAGCGATCAAAACGGTCTGA
- a CDS encoding TetR/AcrR family transcriptional regulator, whose protein sequence is MSETPRTRRSDTERTVRTILAAAERVLSRNPTASMEQIAEAAGVARTTVHRRFSSRDALVAALAAWATQRFAEAVKAANPESAPPLVALYQVTANVLRVKLDWSFAMSLALTTDPEAAKVHAEIEEGCDRLFARARDAGVIRADVDLHWARRVYYALIHEAARDRDADADALAVRLVDTLLRGVGTGQTLT, encoded by the coding sequence GTGAGTGAAACGCCACGAACACGCAGGTCCGACACTGAACGGACGGTGCGCACGATCCTGGCGGCCGCCGAACGCGTGCTCAGCCGGAATCCCACGGCGAGCATGGAGCAGATCGCCGAGGCCGCCGGAGTCGCGCGCACCACCGTGCACCGCCGCTTCAGCTCACGCGACGCACTGGTGGCCGCGTTGGCGGCCTGGGCCACGCAGCGGTTCGCCGAAGCCGTGAAGGCCGCCAACCCCGAAAGCGCACCGCCGCTCGTCGCGCTCTACCAGGTCACCGCCAACGTGCTGCGCGTCAAGCTCGACTGGAGCTTCGCCATGAGCCTGGCGCTGACCACCGATCCCGAAGCGGCGAAGGTGCACGCCGAGATCGAGGAGGGCTGCGATCGGCTCTTCGCCAGGGCACGCGACGCCGGAGTGATCCGCGCCGACGTCGATCTCCACTGGGCCAGGCGGGTCTACTACGCGCTGATCCACGAAGCGGCCCGGGACCGAGACGCCGACGCGGACGCCCTGGCCGTCCGCCTGGTGGACACCCTGCTGCGCGGCGTGGGAACGGGCCAGACCCTGACCTGA
- a CDS encoding sigma-70 family RNA polymerase sigma factor, producing MTIVDDTETERRRIRFERDALPYLDQIYSGALRLTRNPADAEDLVQETFAKAFSNFHQFQEGTNLRAWLYRILTNTYINTYRRAQRRPQHSATDELEDWQIAQAASHTAQGLKSAETEALERLPDSRINQALRELPEEFRLAVYLADVEGFSYKEIADIVDVPIGTVMSRLHRGRRRLRNRLADYAEEMGVAEASSGRSSG from the coding sequence GTGACGATCGTCGACGACACCGAGACCGAGCGGCGGCGAATCCGGTTCGAGCGGGATGCGCTGCCATACCTCGACCAGATCTACAGCGGCGCGCTGCGGCTGACCCGCAACCCCGCCGACGCCGAAGACCTGGTGCAGGAGACGTTCGCCAAGGCCTTCTCGAACTTCCACCAGTTCCAGGAGGGCACCAACCTGCGGGCGTGGCTGTACCGCATCCTCACCAACACCTACATCAACACCTACCGTCGCGCGCAGCGGCGGCCGCAGCACTCGGCAACGGACGAGCTGGAGGACTGGCAGATCGCCCAGGCCGCCTCGCACACCGCGCAGGGGTTGAAGTCCGCCGAGACGGAGGCGCTGGAGCGGCTCCCCGACTCGCGGATCAACCAGGCGTTGCGCGAGCTGCCCGAGGAGTTCCGTCTCGCCGTCTACCTGGCCGACGTGGAAGGCTTCTCCTACAAGGAGATCGCCGACATCGTGGACGTGCCGATCGGCACGGTCATGTCGCGCCTGCACCGGGGGCGGCGCCGGTTGCGCAACCGGCTGGCCGACTACGCGGAGGAGATGGGCGTGGCCGAGGCGTCCTCCGGGCGTTCTTCCGGCTGA
- a CDS encoding FAD-binding oxidoreductase, producing MTLDITGRVLRPGDDGFDDACTGYQLALPHRPDLVVAAAGTADVVAAVRHAAEHGLPVAVQATGHGRAAPIEGGVLIHTGAMDEVQVDPATRTAWVGAGTRWEKVVAAAARHGLAPPSGSSPHVGAVGYTLGGGLGLLARRRGYAADHVREFELVTADARVHRLTPGAELFRALLGGGGNFGVVTGMRIGLLPITRVYGGGLYFPASARVLAAWRDWTAGVPDELTSTVGMVPMPDLPMVPEPLRGRHVVHIRVVFEGDAETGERLVAPLRAAGPVLLDTLGVLPYTETGTISGDPPFAHAYTGRSAMLADLGPGDVDTVYELAGPDAAVPCVVQVRHLGGALARPSAAVIGHRDARYALHVLSALDDADPGKIAEAHRGLIEALHPMGTFLNFHYGPATDEQVRAAFAPDVYADLARLKARHDPDTRFHAGFTIPPAV from the coding sequence ATGACGCTCGACATCACCGGCCGCGTGCTGCGGCCGGGCGACGACGGATTCGACGACGCGTGCACCGGCTACCAGCTCGCGCTGCCGCACCGGCCCGACCTCGTCGTGGCCGCCGCGGGAACCGCCGACGTGGTGGCCGCCGTGCGCCACGCGGCCGAACACGGGCTGCCGGTGGCGGTGCAGGCCACCGGGCACGGCCGGGCGGCACCCATCGAGGGCGGGGTGCTCATCCACACCGGTGCGATGGACGAGGTCCAGGTGGACCCCGCCACCCGCACCGCGTGGGTGGGCGCGGGAACCCGCTGGGAGAAGGTCGTCGCCGCGGCGGCCCGCCACGGCCTGGCCCCGCCGTCCGGCAGCTCGCCGCACGTCGGCGCGGTCGGCTACACGCTCGGCGGCGGTCTGGGACTGCTGGCCCGCCGCCGCGGGTATGCCGCCGACCACGTGCGCGAATTCGAACTGGTCACCGCCGACGCCCGCGTTCACCGGCTGACGCCGGGCGCGGAGCTGTTCCGCGCGCTGCTCGGCGGCGGCGGCAACTTCGGCGTGGTCACCGGCATGCGGATCGGCCTGCTGCCGATCACCCGCGTGTACGGCGGCGGCCTGTACTTCCCCGCCTCCGCGCGGGTGCTCGCCGCGTGGCGGGATTGGACCGCCGGCGTGCCCGACGAGCTGACCTCGACCGTCGGCATGGTCCCCATGCCCGACCTGCCGATGGTGCCCGAGCCGCTGCGCGGACGGCACGTCGTGCACATCAGGGTCGTCTTCGAAGGCGACGCGGAGACCGGTGAGCGGCTGGTCGCGCCGCTGCGCGCGGCCGGTCCCGTCCTGCTGGACACGCTGGGCGTGCTGCCGTACACCGAGACGGGGACGATCAGCGGCGACCCGCCGTTCGCGCACGCCTACACCGGGCGCAGCGCCATGCTGGCCGACCTCGGCCCGGGCGACGTGGACACCGTCTACGAGCTGGCCGGGCCGGACGCCGCCGTGCCGTGCGTGGTCCAGGTGCGCCACCTGGGCGGCGCGCTGGCCCGGCCCTCGGCGGCCGTGATCGGACACCGCGACGCGCGCTACGCCCTGCACGTGCTCTCCGCGCTCGACGACGCCGATCCCGGCAAGATCGCAGAAGCGCACCGAGGGCTGATCGAGGCGCTGCACCCGATGGGCACGTTCCTCAACTTCCACTACGGCCCGGCCACCGACGAGCAGGTGCGCGCCGCCTTCGCACCCGACGTCTACGCCGACCTCGCCCGGCTCAAGGCCCGCCACGACCCCGACACCAGGTTCCACGCCGGCTTCACCATCCCGCCCGCGGTCTGA
- a CDS encoding ATP-binding domain-containing protein gives MAKGLEFDSVIVIEPANIAQAQHGLRLLYIALTRAVSRLVVIHSAPLPAALRAARDALAV, from the coding sequence CTGGCCAAGGGACTCGAGTTCGACTCCGTGATCGTCATCGAACCCGCGAACATAGCCCAGGCCCAGCACGGGCTCCGACTGCTCTACATCGCCCTCACCCGCGCCGTCAGCCGGCTCGTCGTCATCCACAGCGCCCCGTTGCCCGCAGCGCTGCGCGCCGCCCGGGACGCCCTCGCGGTATGA
- a CDS encoding fused response regulator/phosphatase — MPYSGPATVLVVDDIPTKRYILASWLRRAGHHPVEAAGGLEALKLVEDIRPDLVVLDVRLPDIDGFAVCEKIKDNPDTSSIPVIQVSGNAITAADRAEGLDRGADAYMVEPIEPAEFVATVEATLRYYRARQRAERVATRLGQLAEVTLRINRAESFDQLLQVAVEGAAEMLRRHAGAMALPPDGRVRRYAARPGRSAISKVGSPRSLTMLNDMSLRDGTGDHVFTVDRDRWLELMPDADISTAVSIVLCRTKPGRPPISVGVEADPPLDSDELTLLRQLGQALALAVDALGVYTEEHTIAVTLQRSLLPSKLPDLPGLRMSARYHPAAANVEIGGDFYEVLPLDDRVLVAIGDVQGHSLYAATVMAELRNTLRASMMGPVDLGGTLNLLNAVLLRYHPSMTATVCLLLVEPESGRVDVANAGHIPPLIVGDGGARYHRFGNLLLGVGPEEYRVDRLDLLEGDIVVMFTDGLVEHPDRLLDEGLDMVRHLADTASGDLEGFCDRLIARYTDRQDDVALVVLQRVPC, encoded by the coding sequence ATGCCGTATAGCGGGCCGGCGACCGTGCTGGTGGTGGACGACATCCCCACCAAGCGCTACATCCTGGCGAGCTGGCTGCGCAGGGCCGGACACCATCCGGTGGAGGCGGCCGGCGGCCTGGAGGCCCTGAAGCTGGTCGAGGACATCCGGCCGGACCTGGTGGTCCTCGACGTCCGGCTGCCCGACATCGACGGATTCGCGGTCTGCGAGAAGATAAAGGACAATCCGGACACCTCGTCGATCCCCGTGATCCAGGTCTCCGGCAACGCGATCACCGCGGCGGACCGCGCCGAAGGGCTGGATCGCGGCGCCGACGCCTACATGGTCGAGCCGATCGAACCCGCCGAGTTCGTCGCCACGGTCGAGGCGACGCTGCGCTACTACCGGGCCCGGCAGCGAGCCGAGCGGGTGGCGACCCGGCTCGGCCAGCTCGCCGAGGTGACCTTGCGGATCAACCGCGCGGAGTCCTTCGACCAGCTCCTGCAGGTCGCGGTCGAGGGCGCGGCGGAGATGCTACGGCGGCACGCGGGCGCCATGGCCCTGCCGCCGGACGGCCGCGTCCGCAGGTACGCCGCACGGCCGGGCCGGTCTGCGATCTCCAAGGTCGGCTCCCCGCGCTCGCTCACGATGCTGAACGACATGTCGCTGCGCGACGGCACGGGCGACCACGTGTTCACGGTGGATCGGGACAGGTGGCTGGAGCTGATGCCCGACGCCGACATCAGCACGGCGGTGTCGATCGTGCTGTGCCGCACCAAACCCGGCAGGCCGCCCATCTCCGTGGGCGTCGAAGCCGACCCGCCGCTCGATTCCGACGAACTCACCCTGCTGCGTCAGCTCGGCCAGGCCCTCGCCCTGGCCGTGGACGCTCTGGGCGTCTACACCGAAGAGCACACCATCGCGGTGACCCTGCAGCGCAGCCTGCTGCCCAGCAAACTCCCCGACCTGCCCGGGCTGCGGATGAGCGCGCGCTACCATCCGGCGGCGGCCAACGTGGAGATCGGCGGCGACTTCTACGAGGTACTGCCGCTCGACGACCGGGTCCTGGTCGCCATCGGCGACGTCCAGGGACACTCGCTGTACGCGGCGACCGTGATGGCCGAACTGCGGAACACGCTGCGTGCGTCGATGATGGGACCGGTCGACCTCGGCGGGACGCTGAACCTGCTCAACGCCGTGCTGCTGCGCTACCACCCGAGCATGACCGCCACCGTCTGCCTGCTGCTCGTCGAACCGGAGAGCGGACGGGTCGACGTGGCCAACGCCGGGCACATCCCGCCTTTGATCGTCGGCGACGGCGGCGCCCGATACCACCGGTTCGGCAACCTGCTGCTCGGCGTCGGACCCGAGGAGTACCGGGTGGACCGGCTGGACCTGTTGGAAGGCGACATCGTCGTGATGTTCACCGACGGCCTCGTCGAACACCCCGACAGGCTCCTCGACGAAGGGCTGGACATGGTCAGACACCTCGCCGACACGGCGAGCGGAGACCTGGAAGGCTTCTGCGACCGGCTGATCGCCCGCTACACCGACCGCCAGGACGACGTGGCCCTGGTCGTCCTCCAGCGCGTCCCCTGCTGA
- a CDS encoding AI-2E family transporter — MDQENPPVPRLLAVLAAWAWRLIVIGVAVYFLARIVSLLSLVAIPVIVALLLTALLKPLADALRRRRVPRLGATWLSVLTGVVVIVGLGYLAGFLFADRWEEISAEARRTEERLRAFLADGPLALDREELDRLGASLLDWLRGHQEGLTGAVARGTVVTAQVLTGLVLAFFVAFFLIHDGERIWAGTVRLFPSRLRDRVARAGSMAWTVLSGFIRGALVIAIVHALIILVTLLLLGVPLAGPLAILVFIGSFIPYAGALVSGAVAVVVSLVTSGPVAALIVLAVLIGQNQLENVVLEPVVMKHYVRLHPMVIGLAVVVGTIIWGIPGALVAVPATAMAVRALPLLSADRPPPPSPRTARPGPAPEGRAEPPPAGRPG, encoded by the coding sequence GTGGACCAGGAGAATCCGCCGGTCCCCCGCCTCCTGGCGGTGCTCGCCGCGTGGGCCTGGCGGCTGATCGTCATCGGCGTGGCGGTCTACTTCCTGGCCCGGATCGTGAGCCTGCTCAGCCTGGTCGCCATCCCGGTCATCGTGGCGCTGCTGCTGACGGCGCTGCTCAAACCGCTGGCCGACGCGCTGCGCCGCCGACGCGTGCCGCGCCTGGGGGCGACGTGGCTGAGCGTGCTCACCGGTGTGGTGGTCATCGTCGGGCTCGGTTATCTGGCCGGTTTCCTGTTCGCCGACCGGTGGGAGGAGATCTCCGCCGAGGCCCGGCGGACCGAGGAGCGGCTGCGCGCGTTCCTCGCCGACGGTCCGCTCGCGCTGGACCGTGAGGAGCTGGACCGGCTCGGCGCGAGCCTGCTGGACTGGCTGCGCGGACACCAGGAGGGGCTGACCGGCGCGGTGGCCCGGGGAACGGTGGTCACCGCGCAGGTGCTGACCGGGCTCGTGCTCGCGTTCTTCGTGGCGTTCTTCCTCATCCACGACGGCGAGCGCATCTGGGCGGGCACGGTGCGGCTGTTCCCGTCCCGGCTGCGCGACCGCGTCGCCCGCGCCGGGTCGATGGCCTGGACCGTGCTGTCGGGGTTCATCCGCGGCGCCCTGGTGATCGCCATCGTGCATGCGCTGATCATCCTGGTGACGCTGCTCCTGCTCGGCGTGCCGCTCGCCGGGCCGCTGGCGATCCTGGTGTTCATCGGCAGCTTCATCCCCTATGCGGGCGCTCTGGTTTCGGGAGCCGTCGCGGTCGTGGTCTCCCTGGTCACCTCGGGCCCCGTCGCCGCCCTGATCGTGCTGGCCGTGCTGATCGGGCAGAACCAGCTGGAGAACGTGGTGCTGGAACCGGTGGTGATGAAGCACTACGTGCGGCTGCATCCCATGGTGATCGGCCTGGCGGTGGTCGTGGGAACGATCATCTGGGGGATTCCCGGCGCGCTCGTCGCCGTTCCCGCCACCGCCATGGCCGTCCGCGCGCTTCCCCTGCTCAGCGCCGACCGGCCGCCTCCGCCGTCGCCCCGCACCGCACGCCCCGGCCCGGCGCCGGAGGGGCGGGCGGAACCGCCCCCGGCGGGGAGGCCGGGGTGA